One stretch of Rathayibacter festucae DSM 15932 DNA includes these proteins:
- a CDS encoding DapH/DapD/GlmU-related protein — protein sequence MDAREHEVRRRMDAHELYVDAGEGLEALEEERIRGKELAHAYNATGPREVDERRRLLHELFEAVGEGAWVEPPLHVAYGNRVRLGADVYVNFGLTLVDDVEVVIGDRVMIAPNVTISTTGHPVHPELRRDGTQFSAPVVIEDDAWIGAGAILLPGVVIGAGSVVAAGAVVTASVPPLVVAGGVPARVLRPIGDKDRSWEWRAPRTLG from the coding sequence ATGGACGCGCGCGAGCACGAGGTCCGCCGGCGGATGGACGCCCACGAGCTGTACGTCGACGCCGGGGAGGGCCTCGAGGCGCTCGAGGAGGAGCGGATCCGCGGCAAGGAGCTCGCCCACGCCTACAACGCGACCGGCCCCCGCGAGGTCGACGAGCGCCGGCGCCTGCTGCACGAGCTGTTCGAGGCGGTCGGCGAGGGCGCCTGGGTCGAGCCGCCGCTGCACGTCGCCTACGGCAACCGGGTCCGCCTAGGCGCGGACGTCTACGTGAACTTCGGGCTGACGCTGGTCGACGACGTCGAGGTCGTCATCGGCGACCGGGTGATGATCGCGCCGAACGTCACGATCAGCACGACCGGGCACCCCGTGCACCCGGAGCTGCGCCGCGACGGCACGCAGTTCTCGGCGCCGGTCGTGATCGAGGACGACGCCTGGATCGGCGCGGGCGCGATCCTGCTGCCCGGCGTGGTCATCGGCGCGGGCTCCGTGGTGGCGGCGGGCGCGGTCGTCACGGCGAGCGTGCCGCCGCTGGTGGTCGCGGGCGGCGTGCCGGCGCGGGTGCTGCGGCCGATCGGCGACAAGGACCGCTCCTGGGAGTGGCGGGCGCCGCGCACGCTCGGTTGA
- a CDS encoding HAD hydrolase family protein produces the protein MTRTRLVLLDVDGTLLDEGVVAPSVREAITGARSNGHLVLVATGRSRPEIPQQVLDLGFDGVVSAAGGFVELDGVLLESRTMAPEDVEAIAGFFEAHRIAYSLQSYDDVFTSGGVGGGYGTVPTEGIAKATFFGEDGTAFALVRDGLGDRFHVITGTIPSLGDAGGEVSVRGVDKGSALVRLAERLGHPLADTMAIGDSSNDVEMLAAAGLGIAMGNASAAALAAADEVTASVREDGVLAAFRRHGLL, from the coding sequence GTGACACGCACCCGACTGGTCCTGCTCGACGTCGACGGCACGCTCCTGGACGAGGGGGTCGTCGCGCCGTCGGTGCGCGAGGCGATCACCGGCGCCCGGAGCAACGGCCATCTCGTCCTCGTCGCGACCGGCCGCTCGCGTCCCGAGATCCCGCAGCAGGTCCTCGACCTCGGCTTCGACGGGGTCGTCTCGGCGGCCGGCGGCTTCGTCGAGCTCGACGGCGTCCTGCTCGAGTCGCGGACGATGGCGCCCGAGGACGTCGAGGCGATCGCCGGCTTCTTCGAGGCGCACCGGATCGCCTACTCGCTGCAGTCCTACGACGACGTCTTCACGAGCGGAGGGGTGGGCGGCGGCTACGGCACCGTCCCGACCGAGGGCATCGCCAAGGCGACCTTCTTCGGCGAGGACGGCACCGCCTTCGCCCTCGTCCGCGACGGCCTCGGCGACCGCTTCCACGTGATCACCGGCACGATCCCGTCCCTCGGCGACGCCGGCGGCGAGGTCAGCGTCCGCGGCGTCGACAAGGGCAGTGCGCTGGTGCGCCTGGCCGAGCGCCTCGGCCACCCGCTGGCGGACACGATGGCGATCGGCGACAGCTCGAACGACGTCGAGATGCTGGCCGCGGCGGGCCTGGGCATCGCGATGGGGAACGCCTCGGCCGCGGCCCTCGCCGCCGCCGACGAGGTCACCGCCTCCGTGCGCGAGGACGGCGTCCTGGCGGCGTTCCGGCGGCACGGCCTGCTCTGA
- a CDS encoding acyl-CoA dehydrogenase family protein, which translates to MSSTVSTPTLDSRLPLDSPPPTDRWVRSPRPATPAEWLARAEEAAAILAVDALERDRAGAAPVAEVALLKSAGLVTLLGPVEHGGGGQEWSVALRVIRTIARADGSIGQLLGYHYLWAWAARLVGTPEQIAAVEQQATEGNLLYGGAVNPRDSDLTVREEGDELVFTGRKSFSTGGVVSDLTVLEGVLEGTDSHVFAIVPTAQDGIVFGRDWNSLGQRLTESGSVEIRGVRVPWAAAAGFVDRVFQPLVYNTLNVPAIQQVFAEFYLGIAQGALERAAQYTRESTRAWPYGGDDKARASEEWYILEGYGDLQSRLWADEALIDATGADLSTALHAPREELTPRRRGEIAVRIAAAKARIVEDGLAAATRVFELTGARASSSSVGLDLYWRNLRTHSLHDPLPYKRREVGVYTLLDEVPEPSWYT; encoded by the coding sequence GTGAGCAGCACCGTCTCGACCCCGACGCTCGACAGCCGACTCCCGCTCGACAGCCCGCCCCCGACCGATCGCTGGGTCCGCTCCCCGCGCCCCGCCACTCCGGCCGAGTGGCTCGCCCGTGCCGAGGAGGCCGCCGCGATCCTCGCCGTCGACGCGCTCGAGCGCGACCGCGCCGGCGCCGCGCCCGTCGCCGAGGTCGCCCTGCTGAAGAGCGCGGGCCTGGTCACCCTGCTCGGCCCCGTCGAGCACGGCGGCGGCGGCCAGGAGTGGAGCGTCGCCCTCCGCGTGATCCGCACGATCGCTCGCGCCGACGGCTCGATCGGCCAGCTGCTCGGCTACCACTACCTCTGGGCCTGGGCGGCCCGGCTGGTCGGCACGCCCGAGCAGATCGCGGCCGTCGAGCAGCAGGCGACCGAGGGGAACCTCCTCTACGGCGGCGCGGTGAACCCGCGCGACTCCGATCTCACGGTCCGCGAGGAGGGCGACGAGCTGGTCTTCACCGGCCGGAAGTCGTTCTCGACCGGCGGAGTCGTCAGCGACCTGACCGTGCTCGAGGGCGTCCTCGAGGGGACGGACAGCCACGTCTTCGCGATCGTGCCGACCGCGCAGGACGGCATCGTCTTCGGCCGCGACTGGAACAGCCTCGGGCAGCGCCTCACCGAGTCGGGCTCGGTCGAGATCCGCGGCGTGCGGGTGCCGTGGGCCGCGGCGGCGGGCTTCGTCGACCGGGTGTTCCAGCCGCTGGTCTACAACACCCTCAACGTGCCGGCGATCCAGCAGGTGTTCGCCGAGTTCTACCTCGGCATCGCGCAGGGCGCGCTCGAGCGGGCGGCGCAGTACACCCGCGAGTCGACGCGGGCGTGGCCGTACGGCGGCGACGACAAGGCACGCGCGAGCGAGGAGTGGTACATCCTCGAGGGCTACGGCGACCTGCAGTCGCGCCTCTGGGCCGACGAGGCGCTGATCGACGCGACCGGCGCCGACCTCTCGACCGCGCTGCACGCGCCGCGCGAGGAGCTGACCCCGCGCCGCCGCGGCGAGATCGCCGTGCGGATCGCGGCCGCGAAGGCGCGCATCGTCGAGGACGGCCTGGCCGCGGCCACCCGCGTCTTCGAGCTGACCGGCGCCCGGGCCTCCTCGAGCTCGGTCGGCCTCGACCTCTACTGGCGCAATCTGCGGACCCACTCGCTGCACGACCCGCTGCCCTACAAGCGCCGCGAGGTCGGCGTCTACACGCTGCTCGACGAGGTGCCGGAGCCGAGCTGGTACACCTGA
- a CDS encoding metal ABC transporter substrate-binding protein, whose product MKTRSLALVALLGSTALALSACSGTASSTGSSGDSGKVAVVASTDVYGDLVRSIGGDLVDVTSIIDSPDKDPHEYEATARDQLALSNAALVIENGGGYDAFVDTMIDASGSTAPVITATVVAGLEEEHAHEDEAAESEGAGHDEAGHEHAEYNEHVWYDLSAVRETVTSIADELSTIDADNAATYAANAETLGGSLDALIDREAELKGTLGGRSIAITEPVPLYLTDALGLVNATPEAFSEAVEEGTDVPATTLQETLALFSDGTVDALVFNEQTESSQTQAVLDAAESAGVPTVGVTETLPEGDDYVGWMTANLDALEGALSS is encoded by the coding sequence GTGAAGACCCGCTCCCTCGCCCTCGTCGCGCTGCTCGGCAGCACCGCGCTCGCCCTCTCGGCGTGCTCCGGCACGGCCTCCTCGACCGGCTCCTCCGGCGACAGCGGGAAGGTCGCCGTCGTCGCGTCGACCGACGTCTACGGCGACCTGGTCCGCAGCATCGGCGGCGACCTGGTCGACGTCACGAGCATCATCGACAGCCCGGACAAGGACCCGCACGAGTACGAGGCGACGGCCCGCGACCAGCTCGCCCTCTCGAACGCGGCGCTCGTGATCGAGAACGGCGGCGGCTACGACGCCTTCGTCGACACCATGATCGACGCCTCCGGCTCGACCGCCCCCGTGATCACCGCCACCGTCGTCGCCGGGCTCGAGGAGGAGCACGCCCACGAGGACGAGGCCGCCGAGTCCGAGGGCGCCGGCCACGACGAGGCCGGCCACGAGCACGCCGAGTACAACGAGCACGTCTGGTACGACCTGTCCGCCGTCCGGGAGACGGTCACGTCGATCGCCGACGAGCTGTCCACGATCGACGCGGACAACGCCGCGACCTACGCCGCGAACGCCGAGACCCTCGGCGGCTCCCTCGACGCCCTGATCGACCGCGAGGCGGAGCTGAAGGGCACGCTCGGCGGCCGCTCGATCGCCATCACCGAGCCCGTCCCGCTCTACCTGACCGATGCGCTCGGGCTCGTCAACGCGACTCCGGAGGCGTTCAGCGAGGCGGTCGAGGAGGGCACCGACGTCCCCGCGACCACCCTGCAGGAGACGCTCGCCCTCTTCTCCGACGGCACCGTCGACGCGCTCGTCTTCAACGAGCAGACCGAGAGCTCGCAGACCCAGGCCGTGCTCGACGCGGCGGAGTCGGCCGGCGTCCCGACCGTCGGCGTCACCGAGACGCTGCCCGAGGGTGACGATTACGTCGGCTGGATGACCGCCAACCTCGACGCCCTCGAGGGAGCCCTCTCGTCGTGA
- a CDS encoding metal ABC transporter ATP-binding protein, whose translation MLQLRGAGLRFGDRELWGGVDLDVRAGEFVAVLGANGSGKTSLLRAVLGQQPLSSGELRVLGEPVHRGNRRIGYIPQQKLADEGTPLRARDLIGLGIDGHRFGLPLPSRSRRAQVDALLASVGATDYADAPIGSLSGGEQQRVRVGQALAGDPALLLCDEPLIALDLAHQRAVSELIDRHRRERNLGVLFVTHDVNPVLGMVDRVLYLAGGRFRIGTPDEVLRSEVLSELYDAPVDVIRARGRVIVVGAPDHSHVHEHEEERA comes from the coding sequence GTGCTGCAGCTGCGCGGCGCCGGTCTGCGCTTCGGCGACCGCGAGCTCTGGGGCGGCGTCGACCTCGACGTGCGGGCCGGCGAGTTCGTCGCGGTGCTCGGCGCCAACGGCTCCGGCAAGACCAGCCTCCTCCGCGCGGTCCTCGGCCAGCAGCCGCTCAGCAGCGGCGAGCTGCGCGTCCTCGGCGAGCCCGTGCACCGCGGCAACCGCCGCATCGGCTACATCCCGCAGCAGAAGCTCGCCGACGAGGGCACCCCGCTGCGCGCCCGCGACCTGATCGGCCTCGGCATCGACGGCCACCGCTTCGGCCTGCCGCTGCCCTCGCGCTCGCGTCGTGCGCAGGTCGACGCCCTGCTCGCGTCCGTCGGCGCCACCGACTACGCCGACGCGCCGATCGGCAGCCTCTCCGGCGGCGAGCAGCAGCGCGTCCGCGTCGGCCAGGCGCTCGCCGGCGACCCGGCCCTGCTGCTCTGCGACGAGCCGCTGATCGCCCTCGACCTCGCGCACCAGCGCGCAGTCAGCGAGCTGATCGACCGGCACCGGCGCGAGCGGAACCTCGGCGTGCTCTTCGTCACCCATGACGTGAATCCGGTGCTCGGGATGGTCGACCGGGTGCTCTACCTGGCCGGCGGCCGCTTCCGGATCGGCACCCCCGACGAGGTGCTGCGCTCCGAGGTGCTCAGCGAGCTCTACGACGCGCCGGTCGACGTGATCCGCGCGCGCGGCCGCGTCATCGTGGTCGGTGCCCCCGACCACTCGCACGTGCACGAGCACGAGGAGGAGCGCGCATGA
- a CDS encoding metal ABC transporter permease, which yields MTDDVWSQIFDFSDYGALLALLLNSVIAGAVLGVVGGLIGVFVMSRDMAFAVHGISELSFAGASAGLLLGVGVVQGSIVGSLVAALLIGLLGSRARDRNSIIAVLMPFGLGLGILCLALYPGRSANKFGLLTGQIVAVDDPQLGWLIAISVVVVIGLALIWRPLTFASVDADVAAARGIPTRALSIVFMLLLGLAVAVSVQIVGSLLVLAILVTPAAAALRISASPVLVPLLSVLFAVGALVGGILLALGGSVPISPYVTTISFTIYVVCRIIGRKGVRRPSRRRSPAAVGAGV from the coding sequence ATGACCGACGACGTCTGGTCGCAGATCTTCGACTTCTCCGACTACGGCGCGCTGCTCGCGCTGCTGCTGAACTCCGTCATCGCGGGCGCCGTCCTCGGCGTCGTCGGCGGGCTGATCGGCGTCTTCGTGATGTCGCGGGACATGGCCTTCGCCGTGCACGGGATCAGCGAGCTGTCCTTCGCAGGCGCCTCGGCCGGGCTGCTGCTCGGCGTCGGCGTGGTGCAGGGCTCGATCGTCGGCTCGCTGGTCGCGGCGCTGCTGATCGGGCTGCTCGGCTCGCGCGCCCGCGACCGCAACTCGATCATCGCCGTGCTGATGCCGTTCGGCCTGGGCCTCGGGATCCTCTGCCTCGCGCTGTACCCGGGGCGGAGCGCGAACAAGTTCGGCCTGCTCACCGGGCAGATCGTCGCGGTCGACGACCCGCAGCTGGGCTGGCTGATCGCGATCTCGGTCGTCGTCGTGATCGGGCTCGCGCTGATCTGGCGTCCGCTGACCTTCGCGAGCGTCGACGCCGACGTGGCGGCCGCGCGCGGCATCCCGACCCGGGCGCTCTCGATCGTGTTCATGCTGCTGCTCGGCCTCGCCGTGGCGGTGTCTGTGCAGATCGTCGGCTCGCTGCTGGTGCTCGCGATCCTCGTCACCCCCGCGGCCGCGGCGCTGCGGATCTCCGCGTCGCCGGTGCTCGTGCCGCTGCTCAGCGTGCTCTTCGCCGTCGGTGCGCTGGTCGGCGGGATCCTGCTCGCGCTCGGCGGCTCCGTGCCGATCAGCCCCTACGTCACCACGATCTCGTTCACGATCTACGTGGTGTGCCGGATCATCGGCCGCAAGGGCGTGCGGCGGCCCTCGCGCCGGCGCTCGCCGGCCGCGGTCGGGGCGGGGGTATAG
- a CDS encoding Fur family transcriptional regulator, which produces MVKRNTWQREAVREALTQREDFVSAQGLHSALHASGSPIGLATVYRALSDLAVEGEADSLQSPDGESLYRACTPGTHHHHLICRRCGLTVEIAADAVETWAHSVAAQNGFTDAHHVVDVFGLCAECTRAVAAAE; this is translated from the coding sequence GTGGTCAAGCGGAACACGTGGCAGCGCGAGGCCGTGCGCGAGGCGCTCACTCAGCGCGAGGACTTCGTCAGCGCCCAGGGGCTGCACAGCGCGCTGCACGCCTCCGGCTCGCCGATCGGCCTGGCGACGGTCTACCGCGCCCTGTCCGACCTCGCGGTCGAGGGTGAGGCCGACTCGCTGCAGTCGCCGGACGGCGAGAGCCTCTATCGCGCCTGCACCCCGGGCACCCACCACCACCACCTGATCTGCCGGCGCTGCGGGCTGACCGTCGAGATCGCCGCGGACGCGGTGGAGACCTGGGCGCACAGCGTCGCGGCGCAGAACGGCTTCACCGACGCGCACCACGTCGTGGACGTCTTCGGGCTGTGCGCGGAGTGCACGCGGGCGGTCGCTGCGGCGGAGTGA
- a CDS encoding asparaginase domain-containing protein — MSDRILVLTTGGTIDKEYSLAGELEIGAPTIPRLLEPVLSTLEFRVEEVLRKDSLDLDDADRALIRERVLSAEEDRIVLTHGTDTMTLTAEALGAVRDRVVVLTGAMQPARMRDSDAAFNLGAAVAAVQLLPPGVYLAMSGRVLPAGAVVKDRAAGIFLPA; from the coding sequence GTGTCAGACCGCATCCTCGTCCTCACCACCGGCGGAACCATCGACAAGGAGTACTCGCTCGCGGGCGAGCTCGAGATCGGGGCGCCGACGATCCCGCGCCTGCTCGAGCCCGTGCTGTCGACGCTCGAGTTCCGCGTCGAGGAGGTCCTGCGGAAGGACAGCCTCGACCTCGACGACGCCGACCGCGCGCTGATCCGCGAGCGCGTGCTCTCGGCCGAGGAGGACCGCATCGTCCTCACCCACGGCACCGACACGATGACGCTGACGGCCGAGGCGCTCGGCGCGGTCCGCGACCGGGTCGTCGTGCTGACCGGCGCGATGCAGCCCGCGCGGATGCGGGACAGCGACGCCGCCTTCAACCTCGGCGCGGCCGTCGCGGCGGTGCAGCTGCTGCCGCCGGGCGTCTACCTCGCGATGAGCGGGCGGGTGCTGCCGGCCGGCGCCGTCGTCAAGGACCGGGCGGCCGGGATCTTCCTGCCGGCCTGA
- a CDS encoding DoxX family protein, whose translation MASSTPSLIRTGAKVLLGSALVFAGVSHLTRAREEFQAQVPEWVPLDKDTVVLASGVVEIGLGASLVLARRRAPLVGAAAAAFFTAIFPGNVSQYVTKTSAFGLDTDRKRAVRLVFQPLLVAWALWSTRRPQR comes from the coding sequence ATGGCCTCCTCCACTCCGTCCCTGATCCGCACCGGCGCCAAGGTCCTCCTCGGCTCCGCCCTCGTCTTCGCGGGTGTCAGTCACTTGACCCGCGCGCGCGAGGAGTTCCAGGCGCAGGTGCCGGAGTGGGTGCCGCTGGACAAGGACACGGTCGTGCTCGCGTCCGGCGTCGTGGAGATCGGCCTCGGCGCCTCGCTGGTGCTCGCGCGCCGCCGGGCACCGCTGGTCGGAGCAGCCGCCGCTGCGTTCTTCACCGCGATCTTCCCCGGCAACGTCTCGCAGTACGTCACGAAGACCAGCGCCTTCGGCCTCGACACCGATCGCAAGCGCGCGGTCCGGCTGGTCTTCCAGCCGCTGCTGGTGGCCTGGGCGCTCTGGTCCACGCGCCGGCCGCAGCGCTGA
- a CDS encoding FadR/GntR family transcriptional regulator, with protein MNPAEPSAPEPRSVDLRAPEPFRRESVIDHVTALCHEEIRSGRWAVGARIPTEPELVRWSGAGRNSVREAVQTLVQSGLVRREQGRGTFVIARSQLTTSLRRRLPSAERRDGLELRFAIDGATAALAAERRTAEDVETLRALLAARTRSWTGGDLADRTATDTALHRAVVAATHNALFLELYDGLTGLFETVLQDDVVGEEDRHAREHALLVESIAAGDADGARRAIEELLAPLLEPDGEQNIS; from the coding sequence ATGAATCCCGCCGAGCCTAGCGCGCCGGAGCCCCGATCGGTCGACCTCCGCGCACCGGAGCCGTTCCGCCGCGAGAGCGTCATCGATCACGTCACCGCGCTCTGCCACGAGGAGATCCGCTCCGGCCGGTGGGCCGTCGGCGCGCGGATCCCGACGGAGCCGGAACTGGTGCGCTGGAGCGGCGCCGGGCGGAACTCCGTGCGCGAGGCGGTGCAGACGCTCGTGCAGTCGGGGCTGGTGCGGCGGGAGCAGGGGCGCGGCACCTTCGTGATCGCGCGCTCGCAGCTCACCACGTCGCTCCGGAGACGGCTGCCGAGCGCCGAGCGGCGCGACGGCCTGGAGCTGCGCTTCGCGATCGACGGGGCGACCGCGGCCCTCGCCGCCGAGCGGCGGACGGCCGAGGACGTCGAGACGCTGCGGGCCCTGCTCGCCGCCCGCACCCGCTCCTGGACGGGCGGCGACCTCGCCGACCGGACCGCGACCGACACCGCGCTGCACCGCGCCGTCGTCGCCGCCACGCACAACGCGCTCTTCCTCGAGCTCTACGACGGGCTCACCGGCCTCTTCGAGACGGTGCTGCAGGACGACGTCGTCGGCGAGGAGGACCGGCACGCCCGCGAGCACGCGCTGCTGGTCGAGTCGATCGCCGCGGGCGATGCGGACGGGGCCCGGCGGGCGATCGAGGAGCTGCTCGCGCCGCTGCTGGAGCCGGACGGCGAGCAGAACATCAGCTGA
- a CDS encoding MFS transporter produces MTSTVVTPQRTALLALAAIVMTALNLRTAVTGFSPLLETIGADLGFGPSLYGAFGTIVTASFAVFGVVAAGAARRFGLERTLAAATLVTTVGLLLRALSPSPLALVLSSVVAFAGVGTSNVLIVPIVKRYFADRLKTISSLYLALLQTGQFVAPLVAVPLASALDWRFAVGVRAALTAVACLLWAALARRGEAGAAAAVAPTRLAGAWCTRLLWAMVLMLGMTALNTYAIITWLPTILVDAGADPAQGGALLALFSIFGLGAAFVVPPLTLGMRNPSIVVVVCVALLAVGYVGLLVAPLAGAVAWVVCLGLGVSTFPMTLTLVNARTRSTAGSSVLSGATQGLGYALACAGPLLIGLLYEAQGSWTGSYVLLLASLVVLLLSGLAASRPRFLEDEAAAR; encoded by the coding sequence ATGACGTCCACCGTCGTCACCCCGCAGAGGACCGCGCTCCTCGCACTCGCCGCGATCGTGATGACGGCGCTCAACCTCCGGACGGCCGTCACCGGCTTCAGCCCGCTGCTCGAGACGATCGGCGCCGACCTCGGCTTCGGCCCCTCGCTCTACGGCGCGTTCGGCACCATCGTCACCGCCTCCTTCGCGGTCTTCGGAGTCGTCGCCGCCGGGGCCGCGCGCCGCTTCGGCCTCGAGCGCACCCTCGCTGCGGCGACGCTGGTGACCACGGTGGGCCTGCTGCTCCGTGCGCTCAGCCCGAGCCCGCTCGCGCTGGTGCTCTCCTCCGTCGTCGCCTTCGCGGGAGTGGGCACGTCGAACGTCCTGATCGTGCCGATCGTGAAGCGCTACTTCGCCGACCGGCTGAAGACGATCAGCTCGCTCTACCTCGCGCTGCTGCAGACCGGCCAGTTCGTCGCCCCGCTGGTCGCCGTCCCGCTCGCCTCGGCCCTCGACTGGCGCTTCGCCGTCGGCGTCCGGGCGGCGCTGACCGCCGTCGCCTGCCTGCTCTGGGCGGCGCTCGCCCGGCGCGGCGAGGCCGGCGCCGCCGCGGCCGTCGCGCCCACCCGGCTCGCCGGCGCCTGGTGCACCCGCCTGCTCTGGGCGATGGTGCTGATGCTCGGGATGACGGCGCTGAACACCTACGCGATCATCACCTGGCTGCCGACGATCCTCGTCGACGCCGGCGCGGACCCGGCCCAGGGCGGGGCGCTGCTCGCCCTCTTCTCGATCTTCGGCCTCGGCGCGGCCTTCGTCGTCCCGCCGCTGACCCTCGGGATGCGGAACCCCTCGATCGTGGTCGTCGTCTGCGTCGCGCTGCTCGCCGTCGGCTACGTCGGCCTGCTGGTCGCGCCGCTGGCCGGCGCCGTGGCCTGGGTGGTCTGCCTCGGCCTGGGCGTCAGCACCTTCCCGATGACGCTCACCCTCGTCAACGCGCGGACCCGCAGCACGGCCGGCTCCTCGGTGCTCTCCGGAGCGACGCAGGGCCTCGGCTACGCGCTCGCCTGCGCCGGGCCGCTGCTGATCGGCCTGCTCTACGAGGCGCAGGGGAGCTGGACCGGCTCGTACGTCCTGCTGCTGGCGAGCCTCGTGGTGCTGCTGCTCAGCGGACTCGCGGCGAGCCGGCCGCGCTTCCTCGAGGACGAGGCCGCGGCGCGCTGA
- a CDS encoding TetR/AcrR family transcriptional regulator, which produces MPTPERTSLDAIVRAAAEILEEEGLAGVTMQAVAQRVGVRAPSLYKRVAGRDPLLRLVAEATLSELAACVEPIENAAELAGAFRAFGRERPAAFLLVMAPAPGTPAARQEFRDAASASVLRVAARLAGEEHALEAARTLTAWSTGFIGMEINGAFTLGGDVESAWRFGLSRVIAALELAEAELAELEPAEVSAPRPRPRGSAAGSPRVR; this is translated from the coding sequence ATGCCCACTCCTGAGCGCACCTCCCTCGACGCGATCGTCCGCGCCGCCGCCGAGATCCTGGAGGAGGAGGGGCTCGCCGGCGTGACGATGCAGGCCGTCGCGCAACGCGTCGGTGTGCGCGCCCCCTCCCTCTACAAGCGGGTCGCGGGCCGCGATCCCCTGCTGCGCCTGGTCGCCGAGGCGACGCTAAGCGAGCTCGCCGCATGCGTCGAGCCGATCGAGAACGCCGCCGAGCTCGCCGGCGCCTTCCGCGCATTCGGCCGTGAGCGGCCCGCCGCCTTCCTCCTGGTGATGGCGCCGGCGCCCGGGACCCCGGCGGCCCGGCAGGAGTTCCGGGACGCGGCGAGCGCCTCCGTCCTCCGCGTCGCCGCCCGGCTCGCGGGCGAGGAGCACGCGCTCGAGGCCGCGCGCACCCTCACCGCCTGGAGCACCGGCTTCATCGGGATGGAGATCAACGGGGCGTTCACCCTCGGCGGGGACGTCGAGAGCGCCTGGCGCTTCGGGCTGAGCCGGGTGATCGCGGCCCTGGAGCTCGCGGAGGCGGAGCTCGCGGAGCTGGAGCCGGCCGAGGTCAGCGCGCCGCGGCCTCGTCCTCGAGGAAGCGCGGCCGGCTCGCCGCGAGTCCGCTGA
- a CDS encoding MBL fold metallo-hydrolase, with product MELAPHLRRIGSDIVAAYLVHTPEGVTLIDAGLPRLWPELLAELKAIGRSVDDIRGVVLTHGDSDHIGFAERLRREHGVPVFVHEADAERAKGGKKPANGKQSMKLGALVGFLGYFLRKGGARVPPLTEVVTVQDGETLDLPGAPRIIGLPGHSAGSIAVHVPIADAVFVGDGLTTRHVLTGATGPAPAPFTDEPEQALASLQHLLPTGATWVLPGHGAPWGGGVAAAVAAATRA from the coding sequence ATGGAACTCGCCCCCCACCTCCGCCGCATCGGCTCGGACATCGTCGCCGCCTACCTCGTCCACACGCCCGAGGGCGTGACCCTCATCGACGCCGGCCTGCCCCGGCTCTGGCCCGAGCTGCTCGCCGAGCTGAAGGCGATCGGCCGCTCCGTCGACGACATCAGGGGAGTCGTGCTCACCCACGGCGACTCCGACCACATCGGCTTCGCCGAGCGGCTCCGGCGCGAGCACGGCGTGCCCGTCTTCGTGCACGAGGCCGACGCCGAGCGCGCGAAGGGCGGGAAGAAGCCCGCGAACGGCAAGCAGTCGATGAAGCTCGGCGCTCTCGTCGGCTTCCTCGGCTACTTCCTGCGCAAGGGCGGTGCGCGCGTCCCTCCGCTGACCGAGGTCGTGACGGTGCAGGACGGCGAGACGCTCGACCTCCCGGGAGCTCCGCGGATCATCGGGCTGCCCGGCCACTCCGCCGGCAGCATCGCGGTGCACGTGCCGATCGCCGACGCCGTGTTCGTCGGCGACGGCCTCACCACGCGCCATGTGCTGACCGGTGCGACCGGGCCGGCCCCCGCGCCGTTCACCGACGAGCCGGAGCAGGCGCTCGCCTCGCTGCAGCACTTGCTGCCCACCGGCGCCACCTGGGTGCTGCCCGGCCACGGCGCGCCGTGGGGCGGGGGAGTGGCGGCCGCGGTCGCAGCCGCGACCCGCGCCTAG